In Nitrososphaerota archaeon, the sequence GAGAAGAGGAGAAGTAGAGGAGGTAACATTTTTAGTCGATACTGGTGCCTTTTACACGACTATTCCTCCTACCTTAGCTAAGAAGCTTGGAATCGAAGCCGTGGAAAAGGATGAACTGAAGTTAGCTGATAATAGAAGCGCCGAAGCTGGGATTACAGTAGCTTACATAAAACTGATGGATAGAGACGGCATTCTTCCGGTAGCGATCATGGACTCGCCTGAGCCGCTGCTTGGCGCTACGGCGTTAGAAGGGCTCGGTCTCAGAGTGGAACCAGCTACTGGGAAACTCGAATACTCAAGACCTTATGGTCCCGCAGTCCTCTAAACTTTTCCAGCAGATAAAACTTATGTCTCTGTGGGTAAAAATCCCCAGCTCTCTCTGGCGATCTGAATAGATATATCTTTAATTAACCTCTTCTAGAAGAGTAGTGGTGTAAGTTGCCAAGCTTCTACACTACAAGAACTGTGAGATGGGAAGACGGTAAAGTCATTTTAATAGATCAGACGAAGCTTCCGAATAAACTCACTTACATAACTTGCACAAAGCCCAAGGAGGTTGTAGAAGCGATCAAAAGTATGCAGATCAGGGGTGCACCAGCCATAGGAGCTGCAGCAGCCTATGCAGTAGCCTTGGCAGCCTACTACACCAAAGCCAAGAATTTGCAAGATTTGCTCAAAGAATTGGAGGAAGCTGGGAGAATGGCTAAGGCGGCAAGACCCACGGCAGCAAACCCAGCTTGGGCGGTTGATAGGGTGCTTGCCAGCGCTAAACAGGCAGAGAACGTTGAAGAAGCTGTTGAAGCCGTCATCAAAGAGGCTGAAAGGATAGCTGAGGAGGATATTGAGGCTTGCAGAAAGATAGGCGAATACGGCTCAACACTTCTGAGAGATGGAGATACTGTTTTAACGCAGTGCAATGCTGGTGCGTTGGCTACTGTAGGCTACGGCACCGCTTTAGGCATCATAAGGGCTGCGTGTGAGAAGGGTAAGTGTATAAAGGTTATAGTGCCTGAAACCAGACCGGCACTACAAGGCGCTCGCTTAACGGCGTATGAGCTGCATAGCGATGGTATAGATGTGCTGCTGATAGCCGACACGGCCGTGGGGTTCGTTATGAAGAGGAAGCTCGTGGATAAGGTAGTGGTAGGCGCTGATCGAATCACCCAAGACGGGCACGTATTCAATAAAATAGGCACCTATCAGATAGCCGTCTTAGCCTCAGAGCACAACATACCCTTCTACGCTGCAGCGCCAACCTCCAGCTTCGACCTAAAGAGTAGAGCCTCAGACGTGGTGATAGAGGAGAGGAGCCCAAATGAAATCGTCAAGATCAAGGGGCTGAGAATAGCGCCTAAAGGGGTGAGGGTCTACAACCCGGTCTTCGACCTAACACCCCCCCAATACATCACAGCAATAGTCACAGAAAAAGGCATCATAAGGCCTCCCTACGAAAGAACCATAAAACACACCTTAGCAAAGACCTAACCGAGAAGAGAAAGGGGGCCCGTGGCCCAGCTTGGATCAAGGCGCCGGCCTTCGGAGCCGGAGAACGTGGGTTCGAATCCCACCGGGCCCGCTAAATTAGGTTCCGAATACTTTGCATAACGTGTAGCCTTAGGATAACTTATACCACGAAAGGTATCTTATCTGATCACCTTTTACAAAATCCGCATTTAATGGGCGTAGACAGCTACTGCTCACTAACAGATATCAAATCGCCTTCCGGGAAAAAGATTGTTCTCAGTTCTGGTTTTCGGATACTATGTTCCAACAAAATCTTCTCAATCAGTGTGATAAAGATTAAGCGGGTCTACACCTTTGTTGAGGAGAGTGACGGTTTTCGCTCTCTCGTGGATAGGCTCTGGCCAAGAGGTCTGTCTAGGAAGAAGGCGAAGATAGATCTCTGGCTACGTGAGGCGGCTCCTAGTGATGGTCTGAGACGCTGGTTTTCACACGACCCCGATAGATGGGCGGAATTTCAAAGAAGGTATTTTGAAGAGTTGCGGGACAAGAAGTACTTGATAGAGCAGATAAAGGCTAGTGAGAGGGAAAGAGGCATAATTACGCTTCTCTATTCAGCTAAGGATGAGAAGCACAATAATGCAGTCGCCTTGCTCAATTTCTTAACATCATCAGACAAATGATTTCTTTTGATCTATCAAGCTTACTCTCTAAAGTGAACCTTTTATTTGGCAATCGCGATTGATTTATACGTTCCAGTAGTTTCCTTATTACCCACCCGATGGTGTATCCTCATAACACAGTTATGCAGTCAGTTTCTGCGGGGCGAAGAATCTTCGATCTAAATGCAAAGTATATGATTCTTATACTTCTGTTCTGCTAGCTTTCTCGTCACTTCTCAAACAAACAACCCAGCAGACATTTAATCCACTAAAAGAATTATAGGAATAGCTAAATACATACCCATCGATCTCATTTCGAGATGAATGTCAAAGGGGTTTCACTTGGATTAACTATCTTAATATTAATCCTGTTCTCTATTCAGATGTACACGTCATCTATATCCAGCAGTCTACACGAATCGTGGCACGAGCATCTTGAGCATGGTCATGAGGAGCTTGCCGAGGAATTCGCAGAAAGGCGTGCGCAGATCTTGCAGATACATGTGATAAGCGGTTTTCTCATAGGAGTACTCGCCATCATCCTAGCGCTTTTAATTATTGTATACTGGAAAGTGTAAGGATCGGCTGCGCCGTCACATCATGAACTCGCCTTCTTCTGTCTTCCATGAATACTTTGTGGCTGATACCTAATATATTAGCTACTGAATTTATACCCAATATATTAGCTATTAAATTTATAGCGGTGGTGTACACAAGCTTGCGATCAACCAAGGTTTTCGTCATACTATGTGTGTTAGTTGTATCTTTTGCATACTTTGGTTATTATCTTAGCTCTGCATCTGCTGACCCCGAAGAAAGATACTTTAATGTGACAGCTAGACAATTTGCGTATGAACCTGGTAGAATCGTAGTCAATAAAGGCGACCACGTTACTATAAGGCTAACATCTGCTGACGTGACACACGGCTTCTACATCCCAGAGCTTGGAGTAAACGAAACAGTCTCCTACGGCGAAGAGAAGATCATACACATAGTTGCGGATAAGGTTGGGAAGTTTAAAATTAGGTGCAGCGTCACCTGCGGACCTCTTCACCCATTTATGGTTGGAGAATTCGTTGTTGAGGAGGGGGGCATCAACCCAGTTTTCCTCGGTTCAACAACCATTGTTATTTTAGCTGGCGTATTAAGCTTCATCATATTTAGTAGGAGGAGGGCTCGGGTTGGGTAACGTCAGGTCTTGGTCACTAAAGAACCTTTTAACATCGCTAATCCTACATCGGAATGAGTTTGATTTAACTGATATCGAATTTTTCCGAAGACTGTTTAAACATCGCGCCTTCCAATGGGCTGTAATTATCCCTAACCTCTTCATCTTCATCATCGTCGTTATAGCTGGGTTTGTAGGAACGCCTGTTGGGAACGCGAATTTCGCTGTTATACTCGTATGGATAGTTTGGTGGTTCGCCCTCATGACTATCCTAACACCTCTATTCTCAAGACTATGGTGTATGATCTGCCCACTACCAGCTTTCGGTGATTGGTTGCAGAGGCGGGGCTTCATAAAGAAACAAGGTGGCTTCAAATTTCTAGGTTTGAATAAACCTTGGCCTGCACCTGTAAAGAACCTCTGGCCTGTAAACTTCATCTTCCTATTCGTAGCAACATTTATCCTCCTCTTAACAACTCGACCTGTCGTTACAAGCATACTTCTACTTACATTGTTTGTTTTAGGAACGGTGCTTGCACTACCCTTCGCAAAGAGGGCTTTCTGCCGATACATATGCCCAGTAGGCGGCTTTCTGGGGCTCTATTCCATGTTCGCATCCTTTGAGTTGAGACCGAAGGATAGAACACTATGCGATCATCACGTAACGAAGGAGTGCATAAGAGGCTCAGACACAAGCTTCGGAT encodes:
- the mtnA gene encoding S-methyl-5-thioribose-1-phosphate isomerase; translated protein: MPSFYTTRTVRWEDGKVILIDQTKLPNKLTYITCTKPKEVVEAIKSMQIRGAPAIGAAAAYAVALAAYYTKAKNLQDLLKELEEAGRMAKAARPTAANPAWAVDRVLASAKQAENVEEAVEAVIKEAERIAEEDIEACRKIGEYGSTLLRDGDTVLTQCNAGALATVGYGTALGIIRAACEKGKCIKVIVPETRPALQGARLTAYELHSDGIDVLLIADTAVGFVMKRKLVDKVVVGADRITQDGHVFNKIGTYQIAVLASEHNIPFYAAAPTSSFDLKSRASDVVIEERSPNEIVKIKGLRIAPKGVRVYNPVFDLTPPQYITAIVTEKGIIRPPYERTIKHTLAKT
- a CDS encoding DUF488 family protein, translated to MGVDSYCSLTDIKSPSGKKIVLSSGFRILCSNKIFSISVIKIKRVYTFVEESDGFRSLVDRLWPRGLSRKKAKIDLWLREAAPSDGLRRWFSHDPDRWAEFQRRYFEELRDKKYLIEQIKASERERGIITLLYSAKDEKHNNAVALLNFLTSSDK